The proteins below come from a single Parageobacillus toebii NBRC 107807 genomic window:
- a CDS encoding hydantoinase/oxoprolinase family protein codes for MKTAVKRKAQILAIDAGGTMTDTFIIDENGEFVVGKAQSTPEDESVGLLNSAKDALSYWETTVDEQFPQLLAGVYSGTAMLNRLVSRKGRRVGLIVNKGMEDFHRMGRAIQSYLGYSYSDRLHINTHRYDPPLVPRELTRGVTERVDLFGNVVIPLYEHEVEPAVRELLELDVEAIVISLLHSYKYPHHERRVRDIAKEVMKKVGKEVPVFASVDYYPVRKESHRTNTTIIEAYAADPSRETLTKINNMLKEHGANFDLRVMASHGGTISTRANELARTLVSGPIGGVIGAKYLGEQLGIRNIACSDIGGTSFDIALITQGDLSINTSPDMARLVLSLPLVAMDTVGAGAGSYVRVDPNYKTLTLGPDSAGSRVGVCYPEGGVDTVTVTDCHVVLGLINPDNFLGGEVKLYPERAYEAIKKQIADPLGLSVEDAAYGVIDLLESQLRNYLESMILGKGYSPSQYVCFSYGGGGPLHTAGYTKGLGFEDVLVPAWAAGFSAFGCGAADFEYRYDKTLDINVNDGASDDEKLKAGKELQAAWDELKEKVAAEFEKNQFSKGEVDFRLYFRMQYQGQLNDLEIEAPIEAFKNVNDWYELVNAFEDTYARVYAKAAKSPELGYSITGAIVRGIVEVPKPKIPVEPFAGETPPKEAYLGKRRVYWKGQWIEADIWEMEKLKPGNKIKAFSIIESPATTFVIPPGFETYLDQHRIFHLKEV; via the coding sequence ATGAAAACAGCGGTAAAAAGAAAAGCGCAAATTCTTGCGATTGATGCTGGGGGAACGATGACAGACACATTTATCATCGATGAAAACGGAGAATTTGTCGTTGGGAAAGCGCAATCTACACCGGAAGACGAATCGGTAGGTCTCTTAAATTCGGCGAAGGATGCGCTTTCTTACTGGGAAACGACCGTTGATGAGCAATTTCCGCAGCTGCTTGCCGGAGTCTATTCGGGAACAGCGATGCTGAACCGACTCGTTTCAAGGAAGGGACGCCGGGTCGGACTGATCGTTAACAAGGGGATGGAAGACTTTCATCGAATGGGCCGAGCGATCCAATCATATCTTGGTTATTCTTACTCGGACCGTTTGCACATCAATACTCACCGTTATGATCCGCCGCTTGTCCCGAGAGAGTTAACGAGAGGTGTAACCGAAAGGGTTGACTTATTTGGAAACGTTGTTATTCCGCTTTATGAGCATGAAGTGGAACCAGCTGTTAGGGAACTTCTTGAACTAGATGTAGAAGCCATTGTTATCAGCTTGCTTCATTCTTACAAGTATCCTCATCATGAGCGAAGAGTGAGAGATATAGCCAAAGAAGTCATGAAGAAAGTCGGTAAAGAAGTTCCTGTATTTGCGTCCGTCGACTATTATCCGGTTAGAAAAGAGTCGCACCGGACAAATACGACAATCATTGAGGCGTATGCGGCCGATCCTTCGCGCGAAACGTTAACAAAAATTAATAATATGCTAAAAGAACATGGAGCTAACTTTGATTTGCGTGTGATGGCAAGCCATGGAGGGACGATCAGCACACGGGCAAACGAATTGGCAAGAACGCTTGTCTCTGGCCCAATCGGCGGCGTCATTGGCGCAAAATACCTTGGAGAGCAGCTTGGCATTCGCAATATTGCCTGCTCGGATATTGGTGGAACGAGCTTTGATATAGCGCTCATCACCCAAGGGGATTTGAGCATCAACACAAGTCCGGATATGGCTCGTCTTGTGCTCTCACTGCCGCTTGTCGCAATGGATACCGTCGGAGCGGGAGCCGGAAGCTATGTCCGAGTCGATCCGAACTATAAAACATTGACACTTGGCCCGGACAGTGCCGGATCGAGAGTCGGTGTGTGCTATCCGGAAGGCGGCGTGGACACGGTAACGGTAACGGACTGCCACGTTGTTCTCGGACTAATCAACCCGGATAACTTCCTTGGCGGGGAAGTCAAGCTCTATCCAGAGCGAGCGTACGAAGCGATTAAGAAACAGATCGCTGATCCGCTCGGATTATCCGTCGAAGACGCGGCGTACGGCGTGATTGACCTGCTTGAATCACAGCTTCGCAACTACCTGGAATCCATGATTTTAGGAAAAGGGTATTCGCCATCCCAGTATGTATGCTTCTCATACGGAGGAGGAGGCCCGCTACATACCGCCGGTTATACGAAAGGACTAGGTTTTGAAGATGTGCTCGTACCGGCGTGGGCGGCAGGATTTTCCGCGTTCGGCTGTGGTGCTGCGGATTTCGAATATCGTTATGATAAAACGCTCGATATTAACGTCAATGACGGCGCCAGTGATGATGAAAAACTAAAAGCCGGAAAAGAACTGCAGGCTGCGTGGGATGAACTGAAGGAGAAAGTGGCAGCCGAATTTGAGAAGAACCAGTTCAGCAAAGGAGAAGTTGATTTCCGCCTCTATTTCCGCATGCAATACCAAGGACAATTAAACGACTTGGAAATTGAAGCGCCGATTGAAGCATTCAAGAATGTGAATGACTGGTATGAACTTGTGAACGCGTTCGAAGACACGTATGCGAGAGTTTACGCCAAGGCGGCGAAATCGCCAGAGCTCGGTTACAGCATCACAGGCGCAATCGTTCGGGGAATCGTCGAAGTGCCGAAACCGAAAATCCCGGTAGAACCGTTTGCGGGGGAAACACCGCCGAAAGAAGCGTACCTTGGCAAGCGCAGAGTGTATTGGAAAGGCCAATGGATCGAAGCGGATATTTGGGAAATGGAAAAACTGAAGCCGGGCAACAAAATTAAAGCGTTCTCGATCATTGAATCTCCGGCTACGACATTTGTCATTCCGCCGGGATTTGAAACATATCTTGACCAACATCGCATTTTCCACTTGAAAGAAGTTTAA
- a CDS encoding hydantoinase B/oxoprolinase family protein has translation MAMNVKEVKQRKTIGWNGKTLKEMREEIDRISQLTGHYAGLKELPLKESDPIRYEKIFSKLRGGVVHARETAKRVAASPIVEQEGELCFTLYTPEGDCVVTSTGIIIHVGTMGAAIKFMIKNDYEENPGIEDGDIFCNNDCQIGNVHPCDVHTIVPIFYDGELIGWVGGVTHVIDVGATAPGSMTVGPVTRYDDGYQVACRKIGKNDTLLKDWLIESQRSVRTTKYWLLDERTRIAGCHMIRDLVLDIVREEGIDTYKQFIREVIEEGRRGFINQVKTLLIPGRYRQVSFVDVPYKNLDVPPYARVNTIMHAPTEIIVHKDGKFEIDFEGVNRWGWHSYNATPVSITSGIWVMMSQTLIPNDRVNDGAYYASKFDLPYGSWLNPDDIRTAHSYAWHFLVSAWSPLWRGLSRNYFARGYLEEVNAGNANTSNWLQGGGYNQFNENHAVNSFESAAEGVGASAVRDGISHAAAIWNPEGDMGDMEIWELAEPLIYLGRSIKPNTGGHGKYRGGNGYESLRMVYGAKDWTMFFMGNGYISSDCGLMGGYPAASGYRFEAHGTNLKERIEKRLPIPTGGDPDPDNPQYEKLMEAKEIIRDKQAITTETIFENYDLYLNYLRGGPGFGDPLERKPKMIENDLNEGHILPRFAESVYGAVFTQDEKGRYIVDEEATKKRREEMRKERLKRGVPTKQWMQEERKKIINKEAAIQVRHMYASTFALSEKFYNEFKSFWNLPEDWKLTEEELGIPVFGRKINKLK, from the coding sequence ATGGCGATGAACGTAAAAGAGGTAAAACAACGCAAAACTATCGGGTGGAATGGAAAAACACTCAAAGAAATGCGGGAGGAAATCGATCGGATTAGCCAGCTGACTGGACATTACGCAGGATTGAAAGAACTTCCGCTGAAAGAAAGCGATCCGATCCGTTATGAAAAGATCTTTTCCAAACTGCGCGGCGGTGTGGTGCACGCGCGGGAAACGGCGAAAAGGGTTGCCGCATCGCCGATTGTCGAGCAGGAAGGTGAATTATGCTTTACACTTTACACTCCTGAAGGTGATTGCGTTGTTACTTCCACTGGAATCATCATTCACGTTGGCACGATGGGCGCCGCCATCAAATTTATGATTAAAAATGACTATGAAGAGAACCCTGGCATTGAAGATGGCGATATTTTCTGCAACAATGACTGCCAGATCGGAAACGTCCATCCGTGTGATGTTCATACGATCGTGCCAATTTTCTACGATGGAGAACTGATTGGCTGGGTTGGCGGAGTTACTCACGTTATCGATGTTGGCGCAACAGCACCTGGAAGCATGACGGTCGGACCTGTCACTCGTTACGATGACGGTTATCAAGTGGCCTGCCGCAAAATCGGGAAAAACGATACACTGTTAAAAGACTGGTTAATTGAAAGCCAGCGTTCGGTCCGTACGACAAAGTACTGGCTGCTTGACGAACGGACGCGCATAGCCGGATGTCATATGATTCGCGATCTTGTTCTTGATATTGTAAGAGAGGAAGGAATCGATACGTACAAACAATTTATCCGCGAAGTGATCGAAGAGGGACGCCGCGGCTTTATCAACCAAGTAAAAACGCTGCTTATTCCGGGAAGATACCGCCAAGTTTCCTTTGTAGACGTACCGTACAAAAATCTTGATGTACCTCCATATGCCCGTGTGAACACAATCATGCACGCGCCGACGGAGATCATCGTTCATAAGGACGGCAAATTTGAAATCGACTTTGAAGGAGTTAATCGATGGGGATGGCATAGCTACAACGCGACGCCGGTTTCAATTACGAGTGGAATCTGGGTTATGATGTCGCAAACGCTCATTCCGAACGACCGGGTCAACGATGGAGCGTATTATGCAAGTAAGTTTGACTTGCCGTACGGTTCATGGCTAAATCCAGATGATATTCGTACTGCGCACAGCTATGCTTGGCATTTCCTTGTATCTGCGTGGAGCCCGTTATGGCGTGGACTCAGCCGCAACTATTTCGCCCGCGGTTATCTCGAAGAAGTCAACGCAGGTAATGCCAATACATCCAACTGGCTACAAGGTGGAGGCTACAACCAGTTCAATGAAAACCATGCTGTCAACAGCTTCGAGTCAGCCGCTGAAGGGGTTGGCGCGAGCGCGGTAAGAGATGGGATCAGCCACGCCGCGGCAATTTGGAACCCGGAAGGCGATATGGGCGACATGGAAATCTGGGAGCTGGCAGAACCGCTCATTTATCTCGGAAGAAGCATTAAGCCGAATACAGGCGGCCACGGAAAATACCGTGGTGGAAACGGCTATGAATCGTTGAGAATGGTGTATGGGGCAAAAGACTGGACGATGTTCTTCATGGGCAACGGCTACATCTCGAGTGACTGTGGATTGATGGGAGGTTATCCAGCCGCATCGGGATACCGTTTTGAGGCCCATGGCACGAACTTAAAAGAACGGATCGAAAAGAGACTGCCGATTCCGACTGGCGGTGACCCTGATCCGGATAACCCACAATATGAAAAACTGATGGAAGCAAAAGAAATTATCCGTGACAAGCAGGCGATTACAACGGAAACCATTTTTGAAAACTATGATCTATATTTGAACTATTTGCGTGGGGGTCCAGGATTCGGCGATCCGCTAGAGCGGAAGCCAAAAATGATTGAAAATGATTTAAACGAAGGCCATATTCTTCCTCGTTTCGCTGAAAGTGTTTATGGAGCGGTCTTCACTCAAGATGAAAAAGGTCGATATATCGTTGATGAAGAAGCAACGAAGAAACGCCGTGAGGAAATGAGAAAAGAGCGGCTGAAACGGGGAGTGCCGACAAAACAATGGATGCAAGAGGAAAGAAAGAAAATTATCAACAAAGAAGCAGCGATACAAGTGCGTCACATGTATGCGAGCACCTTCGCGTTAAGTGAAAAGTTTTATAACGAGTTTAAGTCGTTCTGGAATTTGCCGGAAGATTGGAAATTAACAGAAGAAGAATTGGGCATCCCGGTATTCGGAAGAAAAATTAATAAGTTGAAATGA
- a CDS encoding acetone carboxylase subunit gamma — protein MEKYDKYDRKTIEELIDGTIDFVKLKEMLSNYKDTDRFDKYISILQERVPWDDPILLPAGLHLYIVQKPDGRRIVKCDCGYEFCEASDNWKLHALIYVRDTVEKMAELYPKLMAPDPEWQVLREYYCPGCATQLEVEAVTPWYPVIKDFEPDIDTFYKEWLKRPLPQGK, from the coding sequence ATGGAAAAATACGATAAATACGATCGCAAGACGATAGAGGAATTAATCGACGGTACGATAGATTTTGTCAAATTAAAAGAAATGCTCTCCAATTATAAAGACACTGACCGATTTGACAAATATATTAGCATCCTTCAAGAAAGGGTGCCGTGGGATGATCCGATTTTGCTTCCGGCCGGCCTTCATCTCTATATTGTGCAAAAGCCGGATGGCCGGCGCATCGTAAAATGCGATTGTGGATATGAATTTTGCGAGGCAAGCGACAACTGGAAGCTTCATGCGCTCATCTATGTTCGTGATACAGTAGAAAAAATGGCGGAACTGTATCCGAAATTGATGGCGCCAGATCCGGAATGGCAGGTGCTTCGCGAGTACTATTGCCCTGGCTGCGCAACACAGCTTGAGGTAGAAGCGGTGACACCGTGGTATCCGGTCATCAAAGACTTCGAGCCTGATATCGATACATTCTATAAAGAATGGTTAAAGCGCCCGCTTCCGCAGGGGAAATAA
- the mutS gene encoding DNA mismatch repair protein MutS: MATYTPMIQQYLDIKAQYPDAFLFFRLGDFYEMFFDDAIKAAQELEITLTSRDGGGEERVPMCGVPYHSAQGYIEQLISKGYKVAICEQVEDPKTAKGVVRREVVQLITPGTVMEGKGLLDKENNYLATVTMFDDGTYGFAYTDLSTGENRITLLASLDDVMNELYAIGTKEIVISSQFPEQYQQLLKERYDVTISYEDETAIPEGFTSIVEALQQDKLKTTFGRLLHYIIRTQKRRLDHMQSVQVYQVDHYMKIDLYSKRNLELAETIRSKGRKGSLLWLLDETVTAMGGRLLKQWLDRPLLDRKQIERRLHMVETLIHHYFERQELRERLREVYDVERLAGRVAYGNVNARDLIQLKKSLQQIPALKDIVENLSDDEAKQLADKLDPCSELVDLLERSIQENPPLSVKEGNIIKDGYNETLDRYRDASRNGKAWIAQLESKERELTGIKSLKIGYNRVFGYYIEVTKPNLHLLPKGRYERKQTLANAERFITQELKEKEALILEAEEKSIELEYELFVDIRERVKQYIPRLQSLAKTISELDVLQSFATVSEERHYVKPQFSDNRELIIQAGRHPVVEKVLGAQTYVPNDCYMNKERELLLITGPNMSGKSTYMRQIALTAIMAQIGCFVPAEKAVLPIFDQVFTRIGAADDLVSGQSTFMVEMLEARNAIVHATQNSLILFDEIGRGTSTYDGMALAQAIIEYIHDHIGAKTLFSTHYHELTDLEQSLAKLKNVHVRAVEENGKVVFLHKIEEGPADQSYGIHVAELAELPASLIQRAKEILAELEQQEQRKEQPSGKNEAVFEQLSMFAEEQPSKEESHLSKKEKKALEALKSVNLLETTPLEALNKLYEIQKLLK; the protein is encoded by the coding sequence ATGGCTACATATACGCCGATGATTCAGCAATACTTGGACATTAAGGCACAATATCCAGATGCCTTTTTATTTTTTCGCCTTGGCGATTTTTACGAAATGTTTTTTGACGACGCGATCAAAGCGGCGCAGGAACTGGAAATTACGCTGACAAGCCGTGATGGCGGCGGCGAAGAACGGGTGCCGATGTGCGGCGTCCCGTATCATTCGGCGCAAGGATATATTGAACAGTTGATTTCAAAAGGATATAAAGTCGCGATTTGCGAACAAGTCGAAGATCCAAAAACGGCAAAAGGGGTCGTCCGCCGCGAAGTCGTTCAGCTCATTACCCCTGGAACAGTGATGGAAGGGAAAGGACTGTTAGATAAAGAAAACAACTACTTGGCGACGGTGACCATGTTTGATGATGGTACGTATGGTTTTGCTTATACGGATTTATCAACAGGGGAAAATCGCATAACGCTTCTTGCTTCATTGGATGATGTGATGAATGAGCTGTATGCGATCGGTACGAAAGAAATTGTCATTTCTTCTCAATTCCCAGAACAGTATCAACAGCTATTAAAAGAACGTTATGATGTGACGATTTCTTATGAGGACGAAACAGCGATTCCTGAAGGATTTACGTCGATCGTCGAAGCGCTTCAGCAAGATAAACTTAAAACGACGTTCGGCCGCCTGCTTCATTATATTATTCGCACGCAAAAACGACGCCTCGATCATATGCAGTCTGTTCAAGTGTATCAAGTCGATCATTATATGAAAATCGATTTGTACTCGAAGCGAAATTTGGAATTAGCCGAGACAATCCGTTCCAAAGGGCGGAAAGGCTCGCTGTTGTGGCTTCTTGATGAAACAGTGACGGCAATGGGCGGGCGGTTGCTGAAACAATGGCTTGATCGCCCGCTTTTGGATCGCAAACAAATCGAACGGCGCTTACATATGGTCGAAACACTGATCCATCATTATTTTGAACGGCAGGAGCTGCGCGAACGTCTTCGCGAAGTGTACGACGTCGAGCGCCTCGCTGGCCGTGTTGCCTACGGAAACGTAAACGCGCGCGATTTAATTCAACTGAAAAAATCGCTTCAGCAAATCCCGGCGTTAAAAGATATTGTTGAAAACCTTTCAGATGATGAAGCGAAGCAGCTTGCCGACAAACTCGATCCATGTTCGGAACTTGTCGATCTGTTAGAGCGGTCGATTCAAGAAAATCCGCCATTGTCCGTCAAAGAAGGAAACATCATTAAAGACGGATATAACGAAACGCTTGATCGTTATCGCGATGCAAGCCGCAATGGGAAAGCATGGATTGCCCAGCTAGAAAGCAAAGAACGGGAATTAACCGGGATTAAATCATTAAAAATTGGCTATAACCGCGTGTTCGGCTATTACATTGAAGTGACGAAGCCGAATCTTCATTTGTTGCCAAAGGGACGTTATGAGCGAAAACAAACACTAGCAAACGCTGAACGTTTTATTACCCAGGAATTAAAAGAAAAAGAAGCGCTCATTTTAGAAGCGGAAGAAAAAAGCATCGAACTAGAATACGAATTGTTTGTGGACATTCGCGAACGCGTAAAACAATATATTCCGCGTTTGCAATCATTAGCGAAAACGATTAGCGAACTCGATGTCTTGCAGTCGTTTGCGACTGTAAGCGAAGAGCGTCATTACGTAAAACCGCAGTTTTCCGATAATCGTGAGCTGATCATTCAAGCGGGCCGCCATCCAGTAGTGGAAAAAGTGCTTGGGGCGCAAACGTATGTACCGAACGATTGTTATATGAATAAAGAGCGGGAACTGTTGTTAATTACGGGACCGAATATGTCCGGAAAAAGCACGTACATGCGGCAAATTGCCCTTACTGCCATTATGGCGCAAATTGGCTGCTTTGTACCGGCAGAGAAAGCAGTCCTCCCAATTTTTGACCAAGTGTTTACGAGAATTGGTGCGGCGGATGATTTAGTATCTGGGCAAAGTACGTTTATGGTCGAAATGCTCGAAGCGCGCAATGCGATCGTTCACGCGACACAAAACAGCTTAATTTTGTTTGATGAAATCGGACGCGGCACGTCTACGTATGATGGGATGGCATTGGCGCAAGCGATCATCGAATACATTCATGATCATATTGGCGCGAAAACGTTATTTAGCACACATTATCATGAATTAACGGATCTGGAGCAATCGCTTGCCAAGCTGAAAAACGTTCATGTGAGAGCCGTTGAGGAAAATGGAAAAGTCGTGTTTCTTCATAAAATTGAAGAAGGACCAGCCGACCAAAGTTACGGCATTCATGTCGCCGAGCTTGCTGAGCTTCCGGCTTCTCTCATTCAGCGCGCCAAAGAAATTTTAGCCGAGCTTGAGCAGCAAGAACAGCGAAAAGAACAGCCAAGCGGCAAGAACGAGGCGGTCTTCGAACAGCTCAGCATGTTTGCCGAAGAGCAGCCTTCAAAAGAAGAATCCCATCTATCGAAAAAAGAGAAAAAGGCGCTTGAGGCATTAAAATCAGTCAATTTGTTGGAAACAACGCCGCTTGAAGCGTTAAACAAATTATACGAAATTCAAAAACTATTAAAGTAA
- the mutL gene encoding DNA mismatch repair endonuclease MutL: MGKIRKLDDQLSNKIAAGEVVERPASVVKELVENAVDANSTIIEIELEEAGLAKIRVIDNGDGMEEDDCLVAFERHATSKIKDEHDLFRIRTLGFRGEALPSIASVSEVEMKTSTGDGPGTKVVLKGGKLVVHERTTSRKGTDITVSNLFFNTPARLKYMKTIHTELGHVTDVVNRLAMAHPDISFRLRHHGKQLLYTSGNGDVRHVLAAIYGMDVAKKMIPIQAESLDFTVQGYISLPEVTRASRNYISTIVNGRYVRNIPLAKAIEEGYHTLLPIGRYPIVFLSIAMDPILVDVNVHPAKLEVRFSKEAELNELVTQAIRQALQARTLIPEMTIKQKETPKPKAEQTAWTFEHVVKEPFVSPLVHVDEPKQVDEPKQSSPVQEPKEEIPSFLQAVESKQNDVDDELVEMDEQTESSDEQEHVNDRLPPLYPIGQMHGTYILAQNERGLYIIDQHAAQERIKYEYFREKVGEVINEVQELLVPLTFHYPTDEYVLIDAHREELAKCGVFLEPFGHNTFIVRSHPSWFPKGEEAAIIEEMIQQVIDMKKVDIKQLREKAAILMSCKRSIKANEYLRDDEIFALLESLRKTTDPFTCPHGRPIIIHFSTYELEKMFKRVM, from the coding sequence ATGGGAAAAATTCGTAAGCTCGATGACCAATTGTCCAATAAAATCGCCGCAGGGGAAGTCGTCGAGCGTCCTGCCTCCGTCGTTAAAGAGCTCGTTGAAAACGCGGTTGACGCCAATAGCACCATTATTGAAATTGAATTAGAAGAAGCAGGACTAGCGAAAATTCGCGTCATCGATAATGGGGACGGAATGGAAGAAGATGATTGCCTCGTTGCTTTTGAAAGACATGCGACAAGCAAAATTAAAGATGAGCACGATTTGTTTCGCATCCGCACGCTTGGCTTTCGCGGCGAAGCGCTGCCGAGCATCGCCTCCGTCTCGGAAGTTGAGATGAAAACAAGCACGGGAGACGGTCCAGGGACGAAAGTGGTTCTAAAAGGTGGAAAACTCGTTGTACACGAACGGACAACAAGCCGCAAGGGAACCGATATTACTGTATCTAACTTGTTTTTCAACACCCCGGCCCGTTTAAAATATATGAAAACGATTCATACTGAGCTTGGTCATGTCACCGATGTCGTCAATCGCCTTGCCATGGCGCATCCTGATATTTCGTTTCGGCTGCGCCATCACGGGAAGCAGCTGCTTTACACGAGCGGCAACGGCGATGTACGCCATGTGCTTGCCGCGATTTACGGCATGGATGTCGCGAAAAAGATGATTCCAATTCAAGCGGAATCGCTCGATTTTACCGTTCAAGGCTACATTTCGCTTCCAGAAGTGACGCGCGCTTCGCGAAATTACATTTCCACGATCGTCAACGGGCGATATGTGCGCAACATTCCGCTCGCAAAAGCGATCGAAGAGGGATATCATACACTGTTGCCGATCGGCCGCTATCCGATTGTATTTTTATCGATTGCGATGGATCCGATTTTAGTCGATGTCAATGTCCATCCGGCAAAATTAGAAGTACGTTTCAGCAAAGAAGCGGAATTAAACGAGCTCGTCACCCAAGCGATTCGCCAGGCGCTTCAAGCGCGGACGCTTATTCCTGAGATGACGATCAAGCAAAAAGAAACTCCAAAACCAAAAGCAGAACAAACGGCTTGGACGTTTGAACATGTCGTTAAAGAACCATTTGTTTCTCCACTCGTTCATGTAGATGAACCAAAACAAGTAGATGAGCCAAAGCAATCAAGTCCAGTGCAAGAACCAAAGGAGGAAATCCCTTCGTTTTTGCAGGCAGTGGAATCAAAACAAAATGATGTCGATGATGAACTAGTCGAAATGGACGAGCAAACGGAATCATCAGACGAACAAGAGCATGTGAATGACCGGCTTCCGCCGCTTTATCCAATCGGGCAAATGCACGGAACGTACATTTTGGCGCAAAATGAGAGAGGGCTTTACATCATTGACCAGCATGCTGCCCAAGAGCGCATTAAGTATGAATATTTTCGCGAAAAAGTTGGCGAAGTAATAAACGAAGTGCAGGAATTGCTTGTTCCGCTTACGTTTCATTATCCGACAGATGAATATGTGCTAATTGACGCACATCGTGAAGAATTGGCGAAATGCGGCGTCTTTTTAGAACCGTTCGGGCACAATACGTTCATCGTCCGCTCCCACCCATCGTGGTTTCCAAAAGGGGAAGAAGCGGCGATTATTGAAGAAATGATCCAGCAAGTGATCGATATGAAAAAAGTCGATATTAAGCAGCTTCGTGAAAAAGCAGCGATTTTAATGAGCTGCAAACGTTCGATTAAAGCGAACGAGTATTTGCGCGATGACGAAATCTTCGCACTCTTGGAATCATTGCGCAAAACGACTGATCCATTCACCTGCCCGCACGGCCGCCCAATCATCATCCATTTTTCCACGTATGAGCTGGAGAAAATGTTTAAGAGAGTGATGTAA
- a CDS encoding response regulator: protein MYKTVLVADDSMFMRNLLKNLLTANGYQVIAEASDGSNAVSLYKEKSPDIVILDLIMPIMNGLDALKNILKFDPKAKVIICSSMGQKSFIIDALQIGAKDFIIKPYFNKLIPALNKLFR, encoded by the coding sequence ATGTATAAAACTGTATTAGTTGCTGATGATTCAATGTTTATGAGAAACTTATTAAAGAATCTCTTAACCGCTAATGGTTACCAAGTTATCGCTGAAGCTTCTGATGGTAGTAATGCTGTATCTCTTTACAAAGAAAAATCACCTGACATTGTTATACTTGACTTAATTATGCCTATTATGAATGGATTAGATGCTTTAAAAAATATTTTAAAATTTGATCCAAAAGCAAAAGTAATAATTTGTTCATCGATGGGGCAAAAAAGTTTCATTATTGATGCTCTTCAAATAGGCGCTAAGGATTTCATAATCAAGCCTTATTTTAACAAATTAATTCCGGCTTTAAATAAATTATTTAGGTAA
- a CDS encoding phosphate-starvation-inducible PsiE family protein yields MNVKSLEQVFTQTVKFFEWLLAGIIIVAVIAEGTMLVHDLFSYIMEGEIMEKFQDFLAHALLYIIGLEVALMLIKHDMTLVMDIIIFAIARKMIILNVHMWEILVGILAIFILYYLKCYGLSCRFFPNRP; encoded by the coding sequence ATGAATGTAAAATCCCTCGAACAAGTATTTACCCAGACAGTAAAATTTTTCGAATGGCTGCTAGCGGGAATCATTATTGTAGCGGTAATTGCAGAAGGAACAATGCTCGTCCATGACCTATTCAGCTACATCATGGAAGGGGAAATCATGGAGAAATTTCAGGATTTTTTAGCTCATGCACTCTTGTATATTATTGGATTAGAGGTCGCACTTATGCTCATCAAGCACGATATGACACTCGTCATGGATATAATCATTTTTGCCATTGCCCGTAAGATGATCATCTTGAATGTGCATATGTGGGAGATTCTAGTCGGAATCTTAGCCATCTTTATCCTCTACTACCTTAAATGTTACGGACTGAGTTGCCGCTTTTTCCCCAACCGACCTTAA
- a CDS encoding helix-turn-helix domain-containing protein, with translation MCIYAFVMRFATRSILKNGKAKAIRLSTLDAICKALECQPGDILEYKSDEDTQG, from the coding sequence ATGTGCATTTATGCATTCGTTATGCGTTTTGCAACACGTTCTATATTGAAAAATGGAAAGGCAAAAGCGATTCGATTATCAACTTTAGATGCGATTTGTAAGGCTTTAGAATGTCAGCCTGGAGATATTTTAGAATACAAAAGCGACGAAGACACTCAAGGATAA